One Candidatus Devosia phytovorans genomic window carries:
- a CDS encoding AlpA family phage regulatory protein, which translates to MENSAAPTVQETSRSVGTTRLLRLPEVMARTGLSRATIYRWIKSDLFPAPRKCGSCTFWRESDVHEWINNLV; encoded by the coding sequence GTGGAAAACTCGGCTGCACCGACTGTTCAGGAGACCTCACGTTCGGTTGGGACGACACGACTTTTGAGGCTGCCAGAAGTGATGGCTCGAACAGGACTTTCGCGTGCCACGATATATCGATGGATAAAATCGGACCTCTTTCCGGCTCCAAGAAAATGCGGCTCGTGTACGTTCTGGAGAGAATCGGACGTCCATGAATGGATAAACAACCTTGTCTAG